The sequence GTCGGCCTCTGCGATCTCTCGCGACTTGAACTCGATCCACTCCCACTGGGGTATGATCTCGAACATGGTCCGGCGGTCTTCTCCGTAAAGCCCGGGCAGGAGTTCTTCGGAGACCTCCTGGCGTGGTGTGTAGGGGTTGTGGACCTCGTAGGTATGGACGAAGAGAAATAGCGGTGCGAGAGGGGCATAGGCCTCGAAGATCCGGATCGCTTCGTCGAAGGTCCGTCGGGCATCTCCCGCAAGTTATTCGAGATCGCTGCCGTCGTATTGATCGAATCCCTGAGAGAAACCAAATCGACTGCTGACGTAACCGTTCTCCGTGATGGCCATGGTGAGGTAGCCCTGGTTGGCGAGCTCGGGGACCAGCGAGTCAAAGGTAACTTCTTGAACTTTCGTGCGAGAGTTATTGTGCGGATAGAGCCCGGAGAAAAGTGCGGCGTGCGAGGGCAGGGTCCTCCCGGCAGGCGCAAACGCTTGATCATAGGAACGCGACTGGCCGAGGATGCGGTCGATTTCGGGGGTCAGACCCGTAGGGCCGCCGAGCCGGGAGATCGCGCTTGCGGCGAGGGTGTCCAGACTGACCAAAATAATGTTTGGCGGGGAGTCTGCATTGGGAGGGGCGCCCAGAAAGACCACCGAGCCCACGGCGATGAGGCCGGGCCGAGCCGGATCGCCTTCCGGCGCAGATGGATTCGAGATTCGGACCGGTGTTTCTCCGAGTCTGATTTTTTCCAGCCTTTCCCAGTTGGTTATCGAGGAGGTCTCCCGTGAGGAAGACGAATCGATTTCGACAAGGAGGTCGAGCCCTGCGGCAGGAGGGCCTGCTTCTGCGCCTGAACGTGGAGCACCCAGTTCGACGACGCTCAAGGCGATGCGCCCCACCCTCGAGGGTTTCGAGCGTCAGCGAACCCCCGCTGACCAGTACCGTGGCCTGACGAGTTTGTTCTCCGATCGTAACGGGCTTGGTTGGTCCCACCTCCGGGAGCCCCGGAAGGGGAGGATGGCCGGTCAGGCGCCCGATCGCCCCCCGCGGCGACGCCTCAGGTGGGTTGGGCGTACACTGGGCGAGCAGGCTCAGGGAGGTGAAGAGCATGAGAATCCGCGCGCCGGCAAGTAGACTCGCTCGCCTGCGTGTGCGGGATGGGCTCCCCGAGTTCTCGATAATCAAAAGCAGGTGGCACTAGCTAGAAGAAATCATCGACCCGAGGCAAGCCCTCGTCCTGCTCAATCTGCCTGGCTCCCTCAGGACTGGACGATGGCGCTGACGGTCGTGAGCTGCGGACTGCAGCCGATGCTTTTTTCGCCCACGGTGACGGTTAACTCGCCATCGTGCAGGGTAATATTCCAAGGGTTCTGTTTCTCGATCGTCTCGGCGAGCTCGGCGATGAATGCGGGTGCGAAAACCATCACCTTGATGGCGTCTGCGCGATGAATCTTCTGGCCGCGCCACTCCTTTTGCAGGCCGGTGAGATTCTTGTCGGTAAACACGCGGACCTCTTCGGCATGTTTATGGGCGCGATGAAGTCTCGATGCGGCAGGTGCGCCGACGTCCACCCAGAGACGCAGCTGCCCGCTGTCATCATGGCTCCACAAGGCCGGTTCGTCGGTGTGGTCGAGGCCGCGACCAAATTCGAGGTTCTCGTCGCGAGAAAGCGCTCGGGCCAAGACGCGCACCACGACTCTATCGGCATTTTCCGAGGGGTGCTGAGCGACACGAAACTTGAGGGTCTCGTAGACGTTGTCGTCTATATTGGCCAGCTCCAGATGGAAGCTGCGCACGGTGGCTGAGATCGCGATACTATGGGTTTAACAGAAAATATATCTGCTCGCCGAGGGCGAAACCTTGAAGGTGGTGGCCTGATTTGACCGTCGGGAAGCGTGTCAGCTATTTCACGAGGCCAATGCTTTCTCTCCCTGCGAGCCATCCATGAAAGTTCTGATCGTCCGCTTCAGCTCGATCGGAGATATCGTGCTCACGACTCCGGTGATTCGTGTTTTGCGTGAGCAACTGCCGAGCGTCGAGATTCATTATCTCACCAAGGCGAAATATCGGGACGTGCTCGCCTATCATCCCTCGATCGATCGGCTCTGGACGATCGACAAAGACGTGGTCGAAGTCGGAGCGGCCTTGCAGGCTGAAGCTTTCGACCATGTGGTTGATTTGCACGCGAACTTTCGCTCCTCGCGGGTACGCTCTTTACTGGATGCCCCCGCAACGACCTTTCGGAAACTGAGTCTCCAGAAGTGGCTTTTTACGACCTTTCATTGGAACCTGCTCCCGGACCTTCACGTTGTGGACCGATACCTGTCGACTCTCGAGGGAATTGGAGTGCGCGCAGATGATCAGGGGTTGGACTATTTCCTGGGTCCCGACGATGTGGTGGCTGCACAGGGGCTGCCCGAGGGGTTTCGTACCGGGTTCGTTGCAATCGTGATTGGCGGACAGCACCCTGGAAAACTCTACCCGACCGATCGCACGGCCGAGGTGTGTCGTCTGATCGGGTTGCCGGTAATCTTGCTTGGTGGCCCCGAAGATCAGGGTCGGGGGGACCAGATTGTCGAGGCGGCTGGGGCTTCGGTTTATAACGCTTGCGGGCGCTACTCGTTCAATCAATCGGTATCGCTGCTGCAGCAGTCCTCGGTGGTGGTCACCAACGATACAGGCCTGATGCATGCCGCTGCCGCGCTGAAAAAGCGCGTCATCTCGATCTGGGGCGCGACGGTCCCTGAATTCGGCATGTCGCCTTATCGCCCGGGTATCGGGTCGCAGATCCTCGAGCCTTCGTGCGAGTGCCGCCGTCCCTACTCCAAGCTGGGCAACAAGGTGTTCTACAAGCCCGCCTATAATTGCTGGGATGGACTCGAACCCGCCGTGGTGGCGGCCGCTGTTTTGGCAGACTGAGTCATCATCGAAGACTCGTCGTTGTTCGCGCGCGCGTAGGCGTGCACTTTTTCCCAGTCTTCGGCGTAGACGTCGCGAATCTTTTCCAGCAGCCCTTTGGGGACCAGTTCTCCCTGGTCCAGCCAGGAGTCCGGGACGAAGCGGGCCGCGGCCATGATGGAGTAGGAGGTAAGCTGCTGTTTGCGCCACTGGAGGCGTTTCAGGAAAGCATTATTGTACTGCTTCGGGTTGGCCGGAAAAAAGATCTTGCTGACGCTTCGCACCGTCTTGAGCTGCTTTTCCTCGTAGGACGGATGAACGGCATCGAGTGAAATCTGGTTCCGATCGTAGGTGGCCCCGATCGCGGTCGCGAATTGATCGAAGAACGCATAGGGA is a genomic window of Candidatus Binatia bacterium containing:
- a CDS encoding YaeQ family protein produces the protein MSATVRSFHLELANIDDNVYETLKFRVAQHPSENADRVVVRVLARALSRDENLEFGRGLDHTDEPALWSHDDSGQLRLWVDVGAPAASRLHRAHKHAEEVRVFTDKNLTGLQKEWRGQKIHRADAIKVMVFAPAFIAELAETIEKQNPWNITLHDGELTVTVGEKSIGCSPQLTTVSAIVQS
- a CDS encoding glycosyltransferase family 9 protein, with the protein product MKVLIVRFSSIGDIVLTTPVIRVLREQLPSVEIHYLTKAKYRDVLAYHPSIDRLWTIDKDVVEVGAALQAEAFDHVVDLHANFRSSRVRSLLDAPATTFRKLSLQKWLFTTFHWNLLPDLHVVDRYLSTLEGIGVRADDQGLDYFLGPDDVVAAQGLPEGFRTGFVAIVIGGQHPGKLYPTDRTAEVCRLIGLPVILLGGPEDQGRGDQIVEAAGASVYNACGRYSFNQSVSLLQQSSVVVTNDTGLMHAAAALKKRVISIWGATVPEFGMSPYRPGIGSQILEPSCECRRPYSKLGNKVFYKPAYNCWDGLEPAVVAAAVLAD